A DNA window from Chitinibacter fontanus contains the following coding sequences:
- the purE gene encoding 5-(carboxyamino)imidazole ribonucleotide mutase, with the protein MIQVGVVMGSNSDWDVMQHAAKQLKAFGVEFECKVVSAHRTPDLLFQYAEEAAARGLACIIAGAGGAAHLPGMLAAKTTVPVLGVPVPSKYLRGEDSLLSIVQMPKGIPVATFAIGEAGAANAGLFAVAMLAGSNPALAQQLNDFRETQKQTVLAMELPAVE; encoded by the coding sequence ATGATTCAAGTCGGCGTAGTAATGGGTAGCAACAGCGATTGGGATGTGATGCAACACGCGGCCAAGCAGCTTAAAGCCTTTGGCGTCGAGTTTGAATGTAAAGTCGTATCGGCTCATCGCACCCCCGATTTGCTGTTTCAATATGCCGAAGAAGCGGCCGCACGTGGCCTCGCCTGCATTATTGCTGGGGCGGGTGGTGCAGCGCATTTGCCAGGTATGCTGGCGGCCAAAACCACCGTGCCAGTATTGGGCGTGCCAGTACCTTCAAAATACTTGCGTGGCGAAGATTCACTGCTGTCGATTGTACAAATGCCTAAAGGCATTCCAGTGGCTACTTTCGCGATTGGTGAAGCGGGTGCTGCTAACGCTGGTTTGTTTGCCGTTGCTATGCTGGCCGGCAGCAATCCTGCGCTAGCACAACAATTAAACGATTTCCGCGAAACACAAAAGCAAACCGTGCTCGCGATGGAATTACCTGCAGTAGAATGA
- a CDS encoding 5-(carboxyamino)imidazole ribonucleotide synthase gives MMSNTKPILPPAMLGILGGGQLGRMFAAAAKNMGYGVTVLDPDNHAPAADFADVHLCKSFTDPAALQYMAEHCAAITTEFENVNADSMRWLAAQGIPVSPSGDCVAIAQDRIAEKTFIRDAGLDVAPFLAVKNAASLEGDLSAYLPGILKTARLGYDGKGQVRVKTAEEARFAHAEMKHQPCVLEKMMPLAAEVSVIVTRTRAGEVASFPVAENEHVNGILDVSIVPARVDNAVAERARAMAMQLAEKLDYIGVMAVEFFVLDGGELVINEMAPRPHNSGHYTLDATLTSQFEQQVRAMCGLYPGKPDLLKPTVMVNLLGDVWGEDGSEPRWEVLMTAPNTKLHLYGKKQARPGRKMGHYNVLAETAQDALEQANAIKETL, from the coding sequence ATGATGAGCAACACTAAACCTATCCTGCCACCCGCAATGCTGGGTATTTTAGGTGGGGGGCAGCTTGGCCGTATGTTCGCGGCAGCGGCCAAAAATATGGGCTATGGCGTTACCGTGCTCGACCCGGACAATCACGCTCCAGCGGCTGATTTTGCCGATGTGCATTTGTGCAAATCATTTACCGACCCAGCAGCCTTGCAATATATGGCTGAGCACTGCGCAGCAATTACCACCGAATTTGAAAACGTCAACGCTGATTCAATGCGTTGGTTGGCAGCACAAGGCATTCCGGTGTCTCCATCGGGTGACTGTGTCGCGATTGCGCAAGATCGTATCGCCGAGAAAACCTTTATCCGTGACGCAGGCTTAGATGTAGCGCCTTTCCTCGCGGTGAAAAACGCCGCCAGTCTGGAAGGTGATTTATCGGCCTATCTACCGGGCATCTTGAAAACAGCTCGCTTGGGCTACGATGGCAAAGGCCAAGTGCGCGTTAAAACCGCGGAAGAAGCCCGTTTTGCGCACGCCGAAATGAAGCACCAGCCCTGTGTGCTGGAAAAAATGATGCCGCTGGCCGCTGAAGTGTCGGTGATTGTGACACGCACCCGTGCCGGCGAAGTGGCGAGCTTTCCAGTGGCCGAAAACGAGCACGTGAATGGCATTCTGGACGTATCAATCGTACCTGCCCGCGTGGATAACGCCGTTGCCGAACGAGCCCGCGCGATGGCAATGCAATTAGCAGAGAAACTCGATTACATCGGCGTAATGGCCGTGGAATTTTTTGTTTTGGATGGTGGTGAGCTGGTCATTAATGAAATGGCTCCGCGCCCACATAACTCGGGCCATTACACGCTCGATGCCACACTCACCAGCCAGTTTGAACAGCAGGTGCGTGCGATGTGCGGCCTATATCCAGGCAAACCAGACCTGCTCAAACCAACGGTAATGGTTAACTTGCTCGGCGATGTGTGGGGCGAAGACGGTAGCGAGCCACGCTGGGAAGTACTGATGACAGCACCAAATACCAAACTGCACCTGTACGGCAAAAAACAGGCTCGCCCAGGGCGGAAGATGGGCCATTACAATGTGCTGGCCGAAACCGCACAAGATGCGCTCGAGCAAGCTAACGCGATCAAAGAAACGCTGTAA
- a CDS encoding DNA alkylation repair protein produces MLTRWLNDYQQALSPASNPVRAASMAAYMKHHFVFLGIPTPERRKLVAHIEQTAKQELSAAQLLALAALLYQQAAREYHYCALDLLVRCQHKLTATNLASLEMLITTHSWWDSVDVLAVKLVGALVKREPSLLSVMDAWAQHPNLWLRRTAILLQLSWKHDTDAKRLFAYCLLNTAEPDFFIRKAIGWALRQYARVAPQTVLEFVTTHQQLLAPLSVNEALKHLRNAANTTA; encoded by the coding sequence ATGCTCACTCGCTGGCTCAACGACTATCAACAAGCGCTGAGTCCAGCGAGCAATCCGGTACGGGCAGCCAGTATGGCTGCCTATATGAAGCATCACTTCGTATTTCTCGGCATACCCACCCCAGAGCGTCGTAAACTAGTAGCCCACATTGAACAAACTGCGAAGCAAGAGCTCAGCGCAGCACAGCTACTCGCACTCGCCGCTCTGTTATATCAACAAGCTGCACGTGAATATCATTATTGCGCCTTGGATTTACTAGTCCGTTGCCAGCACAAACTCACAGCTACAAATTTAGCTTCCCTAGAAATGCTTATCACAACGCATAGCTGGTGGGATAGCGTGGATGTGCTGGCCGTCAAACTCGTCGGGGCCTTAGTCAAACGCGAACCCAGTCTGCTGTCCGTGATGGATGCATGGGCGCAGCACCCGAACTTGTGGCTGCGGCGTACGGCCATTTTGCTTCAGCTCAGCTGGAAGCATGACACTGATGCCAAGCGCCTATTTGCGTATTGCTTACTCAACACGGCCGAGCCGGATTTCTTTATCCGCAAAGCCATCGGCTGGGCACTACGCCAATATGCGCGAGTGGCGCCGCAAACGGTGTTGGAATTTGTCACGACGCATCAACAGCTGCTCGCGCCCTTGTCGGTGAACGAAGCATTGAAACATCTGCGCAACGCGGCAAACACAACTGCGTAA
- a CDS encoding GNAT family N-acetyltransferase, which produces MAVLTRFQLRRATLDDLRAVVGWPETPTELRFLFPHAQWPAEPLKLLEHLVSHEDGFVVCDQDRTLGYASLYNAKHQGTAWIGHLIVNPRARRMGVARYLVSALTTIAQERYRATEMATICFANNQSAYDFYATLGFSNEGWETRTDHRGEPLKVFRLSKSI; this is translated from the coding sequence ATGGCCGTTCTCACCCGTTTCCAATTACGCCGCGCTACGCTGGATGACCTGCGCGCGGTCGTCGGCTGGCCGGAAACGCCGACCGAATTGCGTTTCTTATTTCCGCATGCGCAATGGCCTGCTGAACCGCTTAAATTGCTCGAGCATTTGGTTAGCCATGAAGACGGCTTTGTCGTCTGCGATCAGGATCGCACGCTGGGCTACGCCAGCTTATATAACGCCAAACACCAAGGCACAGCGTGGATAGGACATTTGATCGTCAACCCGCGCGCACGCCGGATGGGCGTGGCCCGCTATCTGGTCAGCGCCTTAACCACCATTGCTCAAGAGCGTTATCGCGCCACCGAAATGGCCACGATCTGCTTTGCCAATAACCAGAGCGCCTACGATTTCTACGCCACACTGGGCTTTAGCAACGAAGGCTGGGAAACCCGCACCGACCATCGCGGCGAGCCATTGAAAGTATTCCGGCTGAGCAAAAGCATCTAA
- a CDS encoding phosphoribosylaminoimidazolesuccinocarboxamide synthase yields the protein MTGLTTTNLTSLKKIYSGKVRDLYQIDETRMLMIATDRLSAFDVILAEPIPEKGKILTAISNFWFEKLKDVVPSHFTGDQPEDVVSAEDLPQVEGRAVVCKRLKPVPVEAIVRGYIAGSGWKEYKQSNTVCGIQMPAGLREADKLPEPIFTPSTKAAVGDHDENISYAQCEEILGADLAAKVRDTAILLYKTASEYAATRGIIIGDTKFEFGLDENGVLCLMDEALTPDSSRFWPADQYQPGTNPPSYDKQFVRDWLETTGWDKTPPAPALPAEVAEKTAAKYREALEKLTK from the coding sequence ATGACCGGCCTCACCACCACCAATCTGACCAGCCTGAAAAAAATCTACTCGGGCAAAGTGCGCGATCTGTACCAGATCGACGAAACCCGCATGCTGATGATCGCCACCGATCGCCTGTCAGCCTTTGACGTGATTCTGGCCGAGCCAATTCCAGAAAAAGGCAAAATCCTCACTGCAATCTCAAACTTCTGGTTTGAGAAATTGAAAGATGTCGTACCGAGCCACTTCACGGGCGACCAACCGGAAGACGTGGTATCAGCCGAAGATCTGCCACAGGTTGAAGGCCGCGCCGTGGTGTGCAAACGCCTGAAACCAGTCCCCGTTGAAGCGATTGTGCGGGGGTATATCGCTGGTAGCGGCTGGAAAGAATACAAGCAGAGCAATACCGTGTGCGGTATTCAAATGCCTGCCGGATTGCGCGAAGCCGACAAACTACCAGAACCAATCTTCACGCCATCGACCAAAGCGGCCGTGGGCGATCACGACGAAAACATCAGCTACGCGCAGTGCGAAGAAATTTTGGGCGCTGATTTAGCCGCCAAAGTACGCGACACCGCGATTTTGCTGTACAAAACCGCCAGCGAATACGCGGCAACACGCGGTATTATCATCGGCGACACCAAATTTGAATTTGGTCTGGATGAAAATGGCGTGCTGTGCCTGATGGACGAAGCGCTAACACCCGACTCAAGCCGCTTCTGGCCTGCCGACCAATACCAGCCCGGTACCAACCCACCGAGCTACGACAAACAATTCGTACGCGACTGGCTGGAAACCACCGGCTGGGACAAAACCCCACCGGCACCAGCGCTCCCCGCAGAAGTGGCTGAAAAAACCGCGGCGAAATACCGCGAAGCATTAGAAAAGTTAACGAAATAA
- a CDS encoding class I SAM-dependent methyltransferase has product MHHAAEIGFTHRAQQYQQGRPEYPSAIASYLQQTLKLGAGQTVLDLGAGTGKFTKLLVQTAASVVAVEPIAAMREQITTQAVTVLAGHAEAIPLPDSSVDVICCAQAFHWFANGEALAEMHRVLRANGKLCLIWNTRDESFDWVAAITQLMHPHEGDAPRYYTGQWKAPFYEQNWFGPASYHALPHAHIGAIEQVIIDRFMSVSFIAALDEAAQQQFKQQLLTLRTQFPALQHEAIAFPYRTELWLYSKLD; this is encoded by the coding sequence ATGCATCACGCCGCAGAAATTGGGTTCACCCATCGGGCACAACAATACCAACAAGGTCGGCCCGAATATCCCAGCGCAATCGCGAGCTACTTGCAGCAAACGTTGAAGCTAGGTGCGGGTCAAACTGTGCTGGATTTAGGCGCAGGCACCGGCAAATTCACCAAGCTGCTCGTGCAAACCGCCGCCAGCGTCGTCGCGGTCGAACCGATTGCCGCGATGCGCGAACAAATCACCACGCAAGCCGTGACCGTATTAGCAGGGCACGCCGAAGCCATTCCACTACCCGATTCGTCGGTTGATGTGATCTGCTGCGCACAAGCGTTTCATTGGTTTGCCAATGGCGAAGCGCTAGCGGAAATGCACCGCGTGCTGCGCGCCAACGGTAAGCTCTGCCTGATCTGGAATACGCGTGATGAGTCGTTTGATTGGGTGGCAGCGATTACGCAATTGATGCATCCGCACGAGGGCGATGCGCCGCGTTATTACACCGGGCAATGGAAAGCGCCGTTTTATGAGCAAAACTGGTTTGGCCCCGCCAGCTACCATGCCCTGCCCCACGCGCATATTGGCGCAATTGAGCAGGTGATAATTGACCGCTTTATGTCGGTCAGCTTTATCGCTGCACTCGATGAAGCCGCTCAGCAACAATTCAAACAGCAATTACTAACACTTCGCACGCAATTTCCAGCACTGCAACACGAAGCAATTGCATTTCCCTACCGAACAGAGCTATGGCTTTATAGCAAGCTCGATTAG
- a CDS encoding dienelactone hydrolase family protein, producing MMIKSEITDLNTATGVMRTYVHRPAVDGQYPTILFYSEIFQQTGPIERAAKLIAGHGYNVLVPEVFHELNPIGTVLAYDDAGRDKGNADKMAKSVEGYDTDNAAMIAWVKQQPWHSGDFGAMGFCIGGHLAFRAALQPEIKATACFYATDLHTNVIPNQPGQHSMERLADISGELLMIFGKQDPHIPAAGRAQVYQALVAADKTFTWHEFNGPHAFMRDEGDRYDPQLALLGYQLAFDLFRRNLK from the coding sequence ATGATGATCAAAAGCGAAATCACCGACTTGAACACCGCCACCGGCGTAATGCGCACTTATGTGCATCGCCCAGCTGTGGATGGTCAATATCCGACGATTCTGTTTTATTCCGAAATTTTCCAGCAAACCGGCCCAATCGAACGTGCTGCGAAGCTCATCGCGGGGCATGGCTATAACGTGCTGGTGCCCGAAGTGTTCCATGAGCTAAACCCAATCGGCACCGTACTAGCCTATGACGACGCCGGTCGCGATAAAGGCAATGCCGACAAAATGGCGAAATCGGTCGAAGGCTACGACACTGATAACGCAGCGATGATCGCGTGGGTGAAGCAACAGCCGTGGCACTCAGGCGACTTCGGCGCGATGGGTTTCTGCATTGGCGGCCATTTGGCTTTCCGCGCCGCACTGCAGCCGGAAATCAAAGCAACCGCGTGTTTCTACGCGACCGATTTGCACACCAATGTGATCCCAAATCAGCCCGGCCAACATAGCATGGAGCGCTTGGCCGACATTAGCGGCGAATTGCTGATGATTTTCGGCAAGCAAGATCCGCACATTCCAGCAGCCGGCCGCGCTCAGGTATATCAGGCACTAGTCGCCGCCGACAAAACCTTCACTTGGCATGAATTTAACGGCCCACACGCGTTTATGCGCGATGAAGGCGATCGCTATGACCCGCAATTGGCACTGCTCGGTTACCAATTGGCATTTGATTTATTCCGTCGTAATTTGAAATAA
- a CDS encoding protease inhibitor I42 family protein: MRRFLCCCIAAFGLSPNCWADKVLTQLEHQKTVVLKPKESLTVKLPTNPSTGYLWFLESSDTQADTLQLTQDWKFIPRDKNQRQPIGDTTWRFTAKQAGEVTLRFIYRKPWQGPEIEPLDIREYRLVVSEQG; encoded by the coding sequence ATGCGCCGCTTTTTATGTTGCTGTATCGCAGCTTTTGGCTTGAGCCCCAATTGCTGGGCGGATAAAGTGCTCACTCAATTAGAGCACCAAAAGACCGTCGTGCTAAAACCGAAAGAAAGCCTCACGGTCAAGTTGCCAACCAATCCTAGTACTGGTTATCTCTGGTTTCTGGAAAGCTCTGACACGCAGGCGGATACCCTGCAATTGACCCAAGACTGGAAGTTTATTCCGCGCGATAAAAATCAACGCCAGCCGATTGGCGATACAACTTGGCGGTTTACCGCGAAGCAAGCAGGCGAAGTCACCTTGCGCTTTATTTATCGTAAACCATGGCAAGGGCCCGAGATTGAGCCGCTGGACATACGTGAATATCGCTTAGTAGTGAGCGAGCAAGGTTAG
- a CDS encoding hemerythrin domain-containing protein: MLNPFATETVTFETPVAMLIACHDRVRQYAALTETLVSHVAQHGADAAAIAGAQSILRYFDIAAPLHHQDEDEDLFPALIPLASAELKQVIDQIMAEHDELGALWQQVRAALLALVAGNDNELSAELAAQFASRYPAHAAREEDEIYPYAKVLLDAKQLQQLGRNMAARRGQKV, from the coding sequence ATGCTTAACCCTTTTGCTACTGAAACGGTGACGTTTGAAACCCCAGTGGCGATGCTGATCGCCTGTCATGATCGGGTGCGCCAATATGCCGCCTTGACGGAAACGCTGGTGAGCCATGTGGCCCAGCATGGGGCCGATGCGGCGGCAATTGCGGGGGCACAATCGATTTTGCGCTATTTCGATATTGCCGCGCCTTTGCACCATCAAGACGAAGATGAAGACTTATTTCCAGCCTTAATCCCTTTGGCATCCGCCGAGTTAAAGCAGGTGATTGATCAGATCATGGCAGAGCACGATGAGCTAGGTGCCTTATGGCAACAAGTTCGTGCCGCTTTGCTGGCGCTAGTCGCAGGCAATGATAACGAGCTCAGTGCCGAGCTGGCAGCACAATTTGCCAGCCGTTACCCAGCCCATGCCGCACGTGAAGAGGACGAGATTTATCCCTACGCCAAAGTGTTACTCGATGCCAAACAGCTGCAGCAACTCGGGCGCAACATGGCGGCCCGGCGCGGGCAAAAAGTCTAA
- a CDS encoding M14 family metallopeptidase, with product MLRITSNFDSGSIDVVDASDAANIRLKLRADNASDFAQWFHFRLSGARDVDCTLKIENAGQSAYPDGWPDYQAVASYDRENWFRVETEYDGQTLTIKHTPHTDVMWFAYFEPYSWERHQTLIGNAITAAPWVKLEQLGVTPDGHDFDLLRIGVQKGYYGINKKKIWVTARQHPGESMAEWFVEGLLETLLDPQNSIARALLEKCVFYVVPNMNPDGSVRGNLRTNAKGANLNREWQTPTLERSPEVYWVREKMQQVGVDAFFDIHGDESIPHNFVAGCESNESFSCRQHDLQEAFKKAWLAASPDFQVEHGYEVGKFGPETLTLGTNWVGNEFDCLAYTVEMPFKDTANRPLPEVGWNGERSTQLGSSLLSALYAIVEQI from the coding sequence ATGCTTCGTATTACGAGTAATTTTGACTCTGGCTCGATTGATGTGGTTGACGCCAGCGACGCTGCCAATATCCGCCTGAAACTGCGCGCTGATAATGCGTCCGACTTTGCGCAGTGGTTTCACTTTCGCTTAAGCGGCGCGCGCGATGTTGATTGCACGCTGAAAATCGAAAACGCGGGGCAGAGCGCTTATCCTGATGGCTGGCCTGATTATCAGGCGGTGGCCTCGTATGACCGCGAGAACTGGTTCCGCGTGGAAACTGAATACGATGGCCAAACGCTGACGATCAAGCACACGCCGCATACCGATGTAATGTGGTTTGCTTATTTCGAGCCGTATAGCTGGGAGCGCCATCAGACGTTGATCGGCAACGCGATCACCGCCGCGCCGTGGGTGAAGCTCGAACAATTGGGCGTGACGCCCGACGGACATGATTTTGACTTGCTGCGCATCGGCGTGCAAAAAGGCTATTACGGCATTAATAAGAAAAAAATCTGGGTGACGGCGCGCCAGCATCCGGGCGAGAGCATGGCCGAGTGGTTTGTTGAAGGCTTGCTCGAAACCTTGCTTGACCCGCAAAACTCAATCGCGCGGGCCTTGCTGGAAAAATGCGTGTTTTACGTCGTGCCGAATATGAACCCCGATGGCAGCGTGCGGGGTAATTTGCGCACCAATGCTAAGGGTGCAAATCTAAATCGAGAATGGCAAACGCCAACTCTGGAGCGCAGTCCGGAAGTGTATTGGGTGCGCGAGAAAATGCAGCAGGTGGGTGTCGATGCCTTCTTTGATATTCACGGCGACGAGAGTATTCCGCATAATTTTGTTGCCGGTTGCGAGAGCAATGAATCGTTCTCGTGCCGCCAGCACGATTTGCAAGAGGCATTCAAGAAAGCTTGGCTGGCCGCCAGCCCCGATTTCCAAGTTGAGCACGGCTATGAAGTGGGTAAGTTCGGCCCAGAAACGCTGACTTTGGGAACGAACTGGGTCGGTAATGAGTTCGATTGCTTGGCCTATACAGTAGAAATGCCATTTAAAGACACCGCCAATCGTCCCTTGCCCGAGGTGGGTTGGAATGGTGAGCGTTCAACGCAGCTAGGCAGCTCACTGCTTAGCGCGCTGTATGCAATCGTTGAGCAGATCTAA
- a CDS encoding SDR family NAD(P)-dependent oxidoreductase, with the protein MKILVVGAGRGLGRAFVEGLAQAGDTVIGVSRTRPSDLELAAGVELQWIAADLSETLVACNKIEQALPEQLDVVICNVGIWEEKAFSHEYDFLADSDEQIIQMMNVNLTSTILLLKRLIPRLLKSTKPQLILTGSTSALARSGRPEVAFGASKFGLNGIADALREGFRDHGLAVTCLQIGDLNTEDAFSVPVAQASQRGHGKLIPVHDVVKLVQALLQLSPSSYVRELVLPPILDQHF; encoded by the coding sequence ATGAAAATTTTGGTGGTGGGCGCTGGGCGAGGTTTGGGTCGTGCTTTTGTTGAAGGGCTAGCACAGGCTGGTGATACGGTTATTGGGGTTTCACGAACTCGGCCAAGTGATTTGGAGCTAGCTGCTGGCGTTGAGTTGCAATGGATTGCTGCCGATCTCAGCGAAACATTGGTCGCATGCAATAAAATCGAGCAGGCCTTGCCCGAGCAGTTGGATGTAGTGATCTGCAATGTTGGTATTTGGGAAGAAAAAGCGTTTAGTCATGAGTATGATTTTCTCGCCGATAGTGACGAGCAAATTATTCAGATGATGAACGTGAATCTGACCTCAACGATTTTGCTGTTAAAACGGCTTATTCCTCGCTTGTTAAAGTCGACTAAACCACAGCTGATTTTGACGGGTTCGACTTCGGCACTGGCGCGCAGTGGCCGACCTGAAGTGGCGTTTGGCGCGTCTAAATTTGGCCTCAATGGCATTGCCGATGCTTTGCGTGAAGGGTTTCGTGATCATGGGTTGGCGGTAACGTGTTTGCAGATCGGCGATTTAAATACCGAAGATGCTTTCAGTGTGCCAGTGGCGCAGGCAAGCCAGCGCGGTCATGGTAAATTGATTCCGGTGCATGATGTCGTCAAACTGGTGCAGGCGCTATTGCAACTATCGCCTTCGTCTTATGTGCGGGAGCTGGTGTTGCCCCCAATCTTGGATCAACATTTTTAA
- a CDS encoding DUF2185 domain-containing protein produces MKDFLLDERIIKKIATGHGSCIASDEITIEGYPVGLMYREKPLKDGDSGWRFFSGTEDQKYLNNPKNHSEFDVNVIANYDSHIIPLLGSPVGSVFERFVKSEDDDEFKPVTDWSPLD; encoded by the coding sequence ATGAAAGACTTTCTGCTCGACGAGCGCATCATCAAAAAAATCGCCACAGGCCACGGTAGCTGCATCGCCAGCGATGAAATCACGATCGAAGGCTATCCGGTCGGGCTGATGTACCGCGAAAAACCGCTTAAAGACGGCGATAGTGGCTGGCGCTTTTTCTCGGGGACTGAAGATCAAAAATATCTGAATAACCCGAAAAATCACAGTGAATTCGATGTGAACGTCATCGCCAATTACGATAGTCACATCATTCCGCTATTGGGCTCGCCCGTTGGCAGCGTGTTCGAGCGCTTTGTGAAAAGCGAAGATGATGATGAGTTTAAGCCGGTAACCGATTGGTCGCCGCTGGATTAA
- a CDS encoding Gfo/Idh/MocA family protein, with protein sequence MSKVRFGIIGTGSIAQRFFAGLAHVPNATVAAVYSRGGAKARQFAAVHHIPTVCDEIDDLLASDIDAVYIATPHPSHATFSIAALQAGKAVLCEKPAATSLDELDAVIATAQTTGRLYMEAMKPPFFPLYRLIRERIDAGAIGEVRFVRAGFANPNVAEGHAVLDPAQAGGGLLDIGIYSAFLAVDWLGAAGEIQTLGRIGASGVDTFASLNIQHERGISQLYSGLDIAGSGEALLGGSAGYIVIHDKWWNPAKATLVNALGEREELMMTPQGSGLNYETAHFCDLLRQGRLESPIMSHAKTRAALAMTLSARDTLLGIAQ encoded by the coding sequence ATGAGTAAGGTCCGTTTTGGCATTATCGGTACTGGCAGCATCGCGCAGCGTTTTTTTGCCGGCCTCGCCCACGTTCCCAATGCCACGGTGGCGGCGGTGTATAGTCGTGGCGGCGCTAAAGCGCGGCAGTTTGCTGCGGTTCACCACATTCCCACTGTCTGCGACGAAATCGACGATCTGCTCGCCAGCGACATCGACGCGGTGTATATCGCCACGCCACACCCTAGCCACGCCACATTCAGCATCGCCGCGCTGCAAGCGGGTAAAGCGGTCTTGTGCGAGAAGCCCGCCGCGACTTCATTGGACGAACTCGATGCTGTTATCGCCACCGCGCAGACCACGGGGCGGCTGTATATGGAAGCGATGAAGCCACCGTTTTTCCCGCTATATCGCTTAATTCGCGAGCGCATCGATGCGGGCGCGATTGGCGAAGTGCGCTTTGTGCGCGCTGGCTTCGCTAACCCTAACGTAGCTGAGGGGCACGCCGTGCTCGATCCCGCACAAGCGGGTGGCGGCCTGCTTGATATTGGCATTTACAGCGCGTTTCTGGCTGTCGATTGGCTGGGCGCTGCGGGTGAAATTCAAACACTGGGGCGGATTGGCGCTAGCGGCGTCGATACCTTTGCGAGCTTAAATATTCAACACGAACGCGGCATTAGCCAACTCTACAGTGGCCTCGACATTGCTGGCAGCGGCGAAGCATTGCTTGGTGGTAGCGCGGGCTATATTGTGATTCACGATAAATGGTGGAATCCGGCTAAAGCCACGCTGGTCAACGCGCTGGGTGAGCGCGAAGAACTGATGATGACGCCACAAGGCTCGGGGCTGAATTACGAAACAGCGCATTTCTGCGATTTGCTGCGCCAAGGGCGGCTGGAAAGTCCTATTATGAGCCATGCCAAAACGCGTGCAGCCTTGGCGATGACTTTATCTGCTCGTGATACATTGCTGGGTATTGCCCAGTAA
- the metW gene encoding methionine biosynthesis protein MetW, with amino-acid sequence MANHNTLRPDLKHISDQIKPGSRVLDLGCADGELLAWLQGNKAVRGIGVDVDVMSIVSCVEKGLNVIQADMESGLQSFEDGSFDYVVLSLTIQAMHNIELILQEMLRVGKVGIVTFPNFGFWENRWQILIGRMPVSETIPYEWYNTPNIHFCTVNDFDKLLGKMGMKVDKQVVLHQGETVDFLPNLFGSLALVQFSLANQ; translated from the coding sequence ATGGCTAATCACAACACCCTCCGCCCCGACCTTAAACACATTTCCGACCAGATCAAACCCGGCTCACGCGTGCTCGATTTAGGCTGCGCTGATGGCGAATTGCTCGCTTGGCTGCAAGGCAATAAAGCTGTGCGCGGTATTGGTGTCGATGTCGATGTGATGTCGATTGTGAGCTGCGTTGAAAAAGGCCTGAATGTGATTCAGGCCGATATGGAAAGCGGTTTGCAAAGTTTTGAAGATGGCAGTTTTGATTATGTCGTGCTCTCGCTCACCATTCAGGCCATGCACAATATCGAGCTGATCTTGCAAGAAATGCTGCGCGTCGGCAAAGTCGGTATTGTCACGTTCCCGAACTTCGGCTTCTGGGAAAACCGCTGGCAAATTCTGATCGGCCGTATGCCCGTGTCCGAGACGATTCCGTACGAATGGTATAACACGCCGAATATTCACTTCTGCACGGTGAATGATTTTGACAAATTGCTCGGCAAAATGGGCATGAAAGTCGATAAGCAGGTCGTGCTGCATCAAGGCGAGACGGTTGATTTTCTGCCGAATCTGTTTGGTAGCCTTGCCTTGGTGCAATTTAGTTTGGCAAATCAATAA